A genomic region of Magnolia sinica isolate HGM2019 chromosome 6, MsV1, whole genome shotgun sequence contains the following coding sequences:
- the LOC131248642 gene encoding pentatricopeptide repeat-containing protein At1g05600-like, translating into MSSIRWPRHLNPIHVAHLIRLQKNPITALYIFNEAKTRFPTTYHHNGPVYATIISILASSNHLTHMKHVFYQMKSDSCQCKDSTFADAIRAFAKAGRLDDAIELFASIPQFNCVNWTRSFHTLLQIMLSEGDLENAYSLYLENSNRWEVKMGIQSFNLLFAALCRMNRSDLALRVFVEMTEQCCCPDRDTYRILMKGLCDDGRLDDAVHLLYSMFWRISQKGCGADVVVYRILLEALCDRGEFEEAERILGKVLRKGLKAPKRWCRVPDLGADFTSHGSLDAVKGLINDALVTGGVPSLASYSAVIVDLYSEGKIEDADRLFDEMCERGFRPSVLMYEAKIAALCRDGRAGDSAKVVEEEMMEKNCVPTVRTYNAVMGGLCKAGMSMQAVGYLERMGRQVGCVADQTTYEILVDGLCCEGRFIEAGRIMERMVDRRCWPCKATFNRLISGLCMMGRRYEAVLWLEEMVSQGKTPEVFVWNSLVAAFCCDADYVELLPLMMLEED; encoded by the coding sequence ATGAGTAGCATCAGATGGCCGAGGCATCTCAaccccatccacgtggcccacctCATCCGCCTCCAGAAGAACCCCATCACTGCCCTCTACATCTTCAACGAGGCCAAAACCAGGTTCCCCACCACCTACCATCACAACGGCCCTGTCTACGCCACCATCATCTCCATCCTCGCCAGCTCCAACCATCTCACCCACATGAAGCACGTCTTCTACCAGATGAAATCCGATTCCTGCCAGTGCAAGGACTCCACCTTTGCCGACGCAATCAGAGCCTTCGCCAAAGCGGGCCGCCTCGACGATGCCATCGAGCTCTTCGCCAGTATCCCACAGTTCAATTGCGTGAATTGGACTCGTTCCTTCCATACGCTTCTGCAGATAATGCTTTCAGAAGGGGATCTTGAAAATGCATATAGCCTCTATTTGGAGAATTCCAATAGATGGGAGGTCAAGATGGGGATTCAGTCTTTTAATCTGCTGTTCGCTGCACTTTGTAGGATGAACCGTTCCGATCTCGCGCTTcgggtgtttgtggaaatgacaGAGCAGTGCTGCTGCCCCGATCGGGACACGTATCGGATTCTGATGAAGGGATTATGTGATGATGGGAGATTAGACGATGCGGTCCACCTGCTTTACTCTATGTTCTGGAGGATCTCGCAGAAGGGGTGTGGTGCTGATGTTGTTGTTTATAGGATTCTTCTTGAAGCTCTCTGCGATCGTGGGGAGTTCGAAGAGGCTGAGAGGATACTCGGGAAGGTTTTGAGGAAGGGATTGAAGGCTCCCAAGCGTTGGTGCCGGGTGCCAGATCTTGGGGCTGATTTTACGAGCCATGGGAGTTTGGATGCAGTTAAGGGTTTGATCAATGATGCTTTGGTTACAGGTGGGGTTCCGAGTTTGGCGAGCTATAGTGCTGTAATTGTTGATCTTTACTCCGAGGGGAAGATTGAGGATGCAGATCGCCTGTTCGATGAGATGTGTGAAAGAGGGTTTAGGCCATCAGTTTTGATGTACGAAGCAAAGATAGCGGCATTGTGTCGAGATGGGAGGGCAGGAGATTCAGCAAAGGTGGTGGAAGAGGAGATGATGGAGAAGAATTGCGTTCCCACAGTGAGGACGTATAATGCAGTGATGGGAGGCCTTTGTAAGGCAGGGATGTCAATGCAGGCTGTTGGGTATTTGGAGAGGATGGGTAGGCAGGTGGGATGTGTGGCGGATCAGACGACGTATGAGATTTTGGTCGATGGGTTGTGCTGTGAAGGACGGTTCATTGAGGCGGGACGTATAATGGAGAGGATGGTGGATAGAAGGTGTTGGCCTTGTAAGGCTACTTTCAATAGGCTAATCAGTGGGCTATGCATGATGGGTAGGAGATATGAGGCTGTGCTATGGCTAGAGGAGATGGTCAGCCAAGGAAAGACGCCTGAGGTGTTTGTGTGGAACTCTCTGGTGGCTGCATTCTGCTGCGATGCCGATTATGTGGAGTTACTTCCCCTAATGATGCTTGAAGAGGACTGA